The following are encoded in a window of Phaseolus vulgaris cultivar G19833 chromosome 3, P. vulgaris v2.0, whole genome shotgun sequence genomic DNA:
- the LOC137808182 gene encoding AT-hook motif nuclear-localized protein 23-like, whose product MAGLDLGSASRFVQNLHRPDLHLQQLHRDSEDQETPPPNRGSLPFEDDDQSQGLELVSAGPGDVVGRRPRGRPPGSKNRPKPPVIITRESANTLRAHILEVGSGSDVFDCVTTYARRRQRGICILSGSGTVTNVSLRQPAAAGAVVTLHGRFEILSLSGSFLPPPAPPGATSLTIYLAGGQGQVVGGNVVGELTAAGPVIVIAASFTNVAYERLPLDEEEQLQIQPPATTSSHGVGNNNSNNNNNNSFPEPSSGLPFFNLPLNMQNVQLPGEGWAGNAASRPPPF is encoded by the coding sequence ATGGCTGGTTTGGATTTAGGAAGCGCTTCACGCTTTGTTCAAAACCTTCACAGACCGGACTTGCACTTGCAGCAGCTCCATCGCGATTCGGAGGACCAAGAGACGCCGCCGCCGAACCGCGGAAGCTTGCCGTTCGAAGACGATGACCAAAGCCAAGGATTGGAGCTAGTTTCAGCGGGTCCCGGTGACGTGGTCGGTCGGCGTCCACGTGGCAGGCCGCCGGGATCCAAGAACAGGCCGAAGCCGCCGGTGATAATCACGCGGGAGAGCGCCAACACGCTCCGCGCGCATATCCTCGAGGTCGGAAGCGGCTCCGACGTTTTCGACTGCGTCACCACCTACGCGCGCCGCCGCCAGCGTGGGATCTGCATCCTCAGCGGCAGCGGCACCGTCACTAATGTCAGCCTCCGCCAGCCCGCTGCTGCAGGCGCCGTCGTAACGCTCCACGGCCGCTTCGAGATTCTTTCCCTCTCCGGCTCCTTCCTCCCGCCGCCGGCTCCGCCTGGGGCGACAAGTCTGACTATCTACCTCGCCGGAGGGCAGGGCCAGGTCGTGGGAGGAAACGTGGTTGGAGAGCTGACCGCAGCGGGGCCGGTGATCGTCATCGCCGCGTCGTTCACGAACGTAGCCTACGAGAGGCTACCATTAGACGAAGAAGAACAGCTTCAGATTCAGCCACCTGCTACGACGTCGTCTCATGGCGTTGGAAATAACAACagcaacaataacaataacaactCTTTCCCCGAACCTTCTTCGGGACTTCCCTTCTTCAACTTACCTCTGAATATGCAGAACGTTCAGTTACCCGGGGAGGGTTGGGCGGGAAACGCCGCTTCACGTCCACCACCTTTTTGA